The Polyodon spathula isolate WHYD16114869_AA unplaced genomic scaffold, ASM1765450v1 scaffolds_2078, whole genome shotgun sequence genome contains the following window.
CACCTTCAGCACCCCGCGGGTCTCCTCATAGATCAGCCCGGAGATTCGCTTCACTCCTCCGCGGCGAGCCAGGCGGCGGATAGCAGGCTTGGTGATGCCCTGGATGTTATCACGGAGCACTTTGCGATGACGCTTAGCGCCTCCTTTCCCGAGTCCTTTACCACCTTTGCCTCGTCCAGACATCTCGCAAGTCTCTAGTATAAACACAACGCAATAACTGAAACGCGCGCCGATGTTCTTTTATATAGACACAGATCGGACCTGATTGAAAACGAAGCCAGCAAAGAAGAGCGCGCACACATTAGTCCCGCCCACCGCCGAACAGAGTCTCTGAGCGCGT
Protein-coding sequences here:
- the LOC121310399 gene encoding histone H4; amino-acid sequence: MSGRGKGGKGLGKGGAKRHRKVLRDNIQGITKPAIRRLARRGGVKRISGLIYEETRGVLKVFLENVIRDAVTYTEHAKRKTVTAMDVVYALKRQGRTLYGFGG